The Crocosphaera sp. UHCC 0190 genome has a window encoding:
- a CDS encoding NUDIX hydrolase produces the protein MVNQPLNSYIEQSAVIPYRWYQGEIEILLITSSNKKRWIIPKGIIEPKMTPQASAAKEALEEAGVKGKVDHTLRGIYTYEKCGGVCRVQIFLLSVESLYIDWLEASFRQRQWVSLEEAINRIKEIEIKIILEKLPLILNQDIS, from the coding sequence ATGGTGAACCAACCTTTGAACAGTTATATTGAACAGTCTGCCGTTATTCCCTATCGTTGGTATCAGGGAGAGATCGAAATTTTGCTGATTACTTCTAGTAATAAAAAGCGGTGGATTATCCCTAAAGGAATTATAGAGCCAAAGATGACCCCACAGGCATCGGCGGCTAAAGAAGCTCTCGAAGAAGCAGGAGTTAAAGGGAAAGTAGATCATACTTTACGGGGGATTTATACTTATGAAAAATGTGGAGGAGTTTGCCGAGTTCAAATTTTTTTATTGTCGGTTGAAAGCTTGTATATTGATTGGTTAGAAGCATCTTTTAGACAAAGACAATGGGTAAGTTTAGAAGAAGCAATTAACCGAATCAAAGAAATAGAGATTAAGATTATTTTAGAAAAATTACCTTTAATTTTAAATCAAGATATATCATGA
- a CDS encoding helicase-related protein, translated as MPRIFDNIDEKILDSLKSSLNDATRADFCVGYFNLRGWKLIHDEIEQFSGDKSSCCRLLVGMQRLPKDELHHAIALGSKNTRIDSAEVTRLRKRVAEDFRQQLLIGTPTNDDEIGLQKLKKQLQSKKLVVKLYLRHPLHAKLYLIPQNHPNLPAIAFLGSSNLTFSGLSGQGELNVDILDHDATRKLQTWFNERWDDNFCVDISDQLAEIIDQSWATDQLIPPYYVYLKMAYHLSQEARDGLSLYQVPPEFNLFEFQEAAVRIAAHHVNRRGGVMVGDVVGLGKTLVGTAIAKICEEDFGFSTLIICPKNLVPMWEDYRETYGLRGKVMSISRVIKDLPHVPARFRLILIDESHNLRNREGQRYAAIKEYIEQSDSRCILLTATPYNKTYLDLSAQLRLFVPEDRDIGIKPEALIRELGGEMEFNRNYPQTPLRTLLGFEKSEYSEDWQQLMSRYMVRRTRSFIKDNYAQTDPNNNRKYLEFSDGTRSYFPTRIPKTARFVIGTSASLSANIEHSRDVGNQENDPYARLYSDRIVNVINALFLPRYGLGNYVLESSNIAPTPEEELILNGLSRAGQRLLGFCRTNLFKRLESSGEAFIQSIERHILRNYVYLHAINEGQPIPIGTQDAEFLDTRNNDQDTDSLSSLDTNIETQEDDSTDDDEFNLINALTQQEDDEFNLINALAQQEDQYKLKAAEIYQLYRTKYRRRFRWLHSSLFHEQLKANLLSDSLSLMAVLNSCGQWQAEEDQKLARLIELLTKDHPNEKILIFTQFADTASYLGQALKNAQIQDVAVVTGSSHDPTAIAHRFSPKSNKKQVNNELRILIATDVLSEGQNLQDCAIIVNYDLPWAIIRLIQRAGRVDRIGQKAETILCYSFFPADGVEQLINLRGRLINRLQENAEVVGTDEEFFEDNANRVIVDLYTEKSGVIDDEEEGEVDLTSEALQVWKNATDANPDLAKKIENLPNVIYSTRHHVPTATEPEGVMVYLRTAEGTDALAWVDKNGNSVTQSQMRILRMARCSLDTPAKERHPSHHDLVKKGANNLIEQSKSSGGQLGSPRSARAKTYERLKHYLDKIRTEMPILAQGQEWETLVRSFEEIYQYPLKQSAITKLNRQLRSGITDEQLANMVISLRETDAFCVIHPEDEHREAQIICSLGLFGG; from the coding sequence ATGCCCCGTATTTTTGACAACATCGATGAAAAAATCTTAGATTCTCTCAAGAGTAGTTTAAATGATGCAACCAGGGCTGATTTTTGTGTGGGATATTTTAATTTAAGAGGATGGAAACTCATTCATGATGAAATTGAGCAGTTTTCGGGAGATAAATCGTCTTGTTGTCGTCTTTTAGTGGGAATGCAACGATTACCTAAAGATGAACTCCATCATGCGATCGCTTTAGGTAGTAAAAACACTAGAATTGATTCGGCCGAAGTCACAAGATTGAGAAAACGAGTCGCTGAAGACTTTCGACAACAGTTATTAATTGGTACACCGACAAACGATGATGAAATTGGACTGCAAAAACTCAAAAAACAACTTCAATCAAAGAAATTAGTAGTTAAACTCTATTTACGTCATCCCCTTCATGCCAAACTTTATTTAATCCCCCAAAATCATCCTAACTTACCGGCGATCGCTTTCCTGGGTAGCAGTAATTTAACCTTCTCAGGACTCTCAGGACAAGGGGAACTTAATGTCGATATTCTTGACCATGACGCAACCCGAAAACTGCAAACATGGTTTAATGAGCGATGGGATGATAACTTTTGTGTGGATATTTCAGACCAATTAGCAGAAATCATCGATCAAAGTTGGGCAACTGACCAATTAATCCCCCCTTATTATGTTTATCTCAAGATGGCTTATCATCTCTCCCAAGAAGCCAGAGATGGGTTAAGTCTATATCAAGTTCCCCCAGAGTTTAACTTATTTGAATTTCAAGAAGCTGCCGTGAGAATTGCTGCTCATCATGTTAACCGTCGAGGGGGAGTCATGGTGGGGGATGTGGTTGGTTTGGGTAAAACTTTAGTGGGGACGGCGATCGCCAAAATCTGTGAAGAAGATTTCGGGTTTAGTACCTTAATTATTTGTCCGAAAAATCTTGTTCCCATGTGGGAAGACTATCGAGAGACTTACGGACTTAGGGGTAAGGTAATGTCCATTAGTCGAGTTATTAAAGATTTACCCCATGTTCCTGCCCGATTTCGCCTTATTTTAATTGATGAAAGTCATAATCTTCGCAATCGAGAAGGACAACGTTACGCAGCGATTAAGGAATATATTGAGCAAAGTGACAGCCGATGTATCTTATTAACAGCAACTCCCTATAATAAAACCTATTTAGATTTATCGGCTCAATTACGCCTATTTGTCCCAGAAGATAGAGATATTGGCATCAAACCCGAAGCCCTCATCCGAGAATTAGGGGGTGAGATGGAGTTTAACCGTAATTATCCCCAAACTCCCCTAAGAACTCTCTTAGGCTTTGAAAAAAGCGAATATTCTGAAGATTGGCAACAGTTAATGAGTCGTTACATGGTGAGACGGACTCGCAGCTTTATTAAGGATAATTATGCTCAAACTGACCCGAATAATAACCGTAAATATTTAGAATTTTCAGACGGAACAAGGTCTTATTTTCCGACTCGTATTCCTAAAACTGCTCGTTTTGTGATTGGCACTTCGGCTTCGCTCAGTGCCAACATCGAGCATAGTCGAGATGTGGGAAACCAAGAAAATGATCCCTATGCTCGTTTATATTCAGACCGAATTGTTAATGTTATTAATGCTTTATTTTTGCCCCGTTATGGGTTAGGAAACTATGTCCTAGAATCGTCTAATATTGCGCCCACTCCTGAAGAAGAACTTATCCTTAACGGTTTATCCCGTGCAGGACAACGATTATTAGGCTTTTGTCGCACTAATTTATTTAAACGGTTAGAAAGTAGTGGAGAAGCGTTTATTCAGTCCATAGAACGGCATATTCTTCGCAACTATGTTTATCTTCATGCTATTAATGAAGGTCAACCCATTCCTATTGGAACCCAAGATGCGGAATTTTTAGATACTCGTAATAATGATCAAGATACTGATTCTTTGAGTAGTTTAGATACCAATATAGAAACTCAAGAAGATGATTCAACTGATGATGATGAATTTAATTTAATTAATGCTTTAACCCAACAAGAAGATGATGAATTTAATTTAATTAATGCTTTAGCCCAACAAGAAGATCAATATAAACTCAAAGCAGCAGAAATTTATCAATTGTATCGCACTAAGTACCGTAGGAGGTTTCGATGGTTGCATTCTAGTTTATTTCATGAGCAATTAAAAGCTAATTTGTTGTCAGATTCTTTATCATTAATGGCGGTTTTAAATTCCTGTGGTCAATGGCAAGCAGAAGAAGACCAAAAATTAGCTCGTCTCATTGAACTTCTCACTAAAGACCATCCTAACGAAAAAATACTGATTTTTACCCAGTTTGCTGATACTGCCAGTTATTTAGGTCAAGCTTTAAAAAATGCCCAAATTCAAGATGTTGCAGTGGTAACAGGCAGCAGTCATGACCCCACAGCCATTGCTCATCGCTTTAGCCCCAAAAGTAACAAAAAACAGGTTAATAATGAACTAAGAATCCTCATTGCCACTGATGTGCTAAGTGAGGGACAAAACCTTCAAGATTGCGCTATTATCGTCAATTATGATTTACCTTGGGCAATTATACGCTTAATTCAAAGGGCGGGACGGGTTGACCGTATTGGACAAAAAGCAGAAACGATTCTCTGTTATTCCTTCTTTCCGGCAGATGGGGTGGAACAACTGATCAACTTACGGGGAAGATTAATCAACCGTTTACAAGAGAATGCAGAGGTTGTCGGAACCGATGAGGAATTTTTTGAAGATAATGCCAATCGGGTCATTGTGGATTTATATACGGAAAAATCAGGGGTTATTGACGATGAAGAAGAGGGAGAAGTGGATTTAACCTCTGAAGCTTTACAAGTCTGGAAAAATGCCACTGATGCTAATCCAGACTTAGCTAAAAAGATTGAAAACCTTCCCAATGTCATTTATTCTACTCGTCACCATGTTCCCACCGCCACCGAACCAGAAGGGGTAATGGTGTATCTGAGAACTGCTGAAGGAACGGATGCCTTAGCTTGGGTAGATAAAAATGGCAACAGTGTTACTCAGTCTCAGATGAGAATCTTACGCATGGCTAGATGTAGCCTTGATACGCCAGCTAAAGAACGTCATCCCTCTCACCATGATTTAGTGAAAAAAGGGGCTAATAACTTAATTGAACAGTCAAAAAGCAGTGGGGGACAATTAGGAAGTCCCCGCAGTGCAAGGGCAAAAACCTATGAACGGTTAAAGCATTATCTGGATAAAATACGCACTGAAATGCCAATTTTAGCACAAGGACAAGAATGGGAAACTTTAGTGAGATCTTTTGAAGAAATTTATCAATATCCCCTCAAACAAAGTGCTATTACCAAGCTTAATCGACAGTTAAGAAGTGGCATCACTGATGAACAATTAGCTAATATGGTTATTTCTTTAAGAGAAACCGATGCTTTTTGTGTTATTCATCCCGAAGATGAACATCGGGAAGCTCAAATTATTTGTTCTTTAGGTTTATTTGGAGGATAA
- a CDS encoding TetR/AcrR family transcriptional regulator has protein sequence MDREKAIIQLIEVFRQHGYEGATLSRLSQATGLGRSSLYHHFPKGKEEIGASVLSYVAERFERMILVPLWNKKEPRERLQQMCQNLREFYCQGQESCLLNAIALGEGNELFKEQIQQAFTTWIEELAQVLIEGGIATEIAYQRAEEGVILIQGALVLARGLNNTKPFERIIENLPDKLLS, from the coding sequence ATGGATCGAGAAAAAGCGATTATTCAGCTAATTGAAGTCTTTCGGCAGCATGGGTATGAAGGAGCGACCCTATCCCGTTTATCCCAAGCAACGGGGTTAGGGAGATCGAGCTTATATCATCACTTTCCCAAAGGCAAAGAAGAGATAGGGGCTTCAGTCTTAAGCTATGTTGCAGAAAGGTTTGAGAGGATGATTTTAGTTCCCTTGTGGAATAAAAAGGAGCCTAGGGAACGTCTCCAGCAAATGTGTCAAAATTTAAGGGAATTTTACTGCCAAGGACAAGAAAGCTGTTTATTAAATGCGATCGCCCTTGGGGAAGGAAATGAGTTATTCAAAGAACAGATTCAGCAAGCCTTTACAACCTGGATTGAAGAATTAGCGCAGGTTTTAATTGAGGGAGGAATTGCAACAGAAATTGCTTATCAAAGAGCAGAAGAAGGGGTTATATTAATCCAAGGTGCATTAGTTTTAGCCAGAGGACTGAATAACACCAAACCTTTCGAGCGAATCATTGAAAATCTGCCGGACAAACTTTTAAGCTAA
- a CDS encoding endonuclease MutS2: MIHQETLNLLEWPRLCQHLATFAATKMGVVAARNLPIPTTLPESKQLLAQTQEIYRLEQTLDAGWTFEGITDVGDSLDRAKIGGMLSGQELLNIATTLAGMRRLRRVIDNYEDLPVLTELIADIRTYPELEQAIHHCIDEGGKVAERASPKLGEIRHRLREIRDRIYQKLQNIMQQKSAAIQETLITQRGDRFVIPVKAPQKEQIPGIIHDTSSTGVTLYIEPNSIVEMGNKRRQYLRQEQAEEEAILRQLTEQVAAVEEDLEYLLAIATLLDLATARARYSFWLGGNAPRFIEEGETVTLRQLQHPLLVWQEKHEQGFPVVPINVQINPNIRVIAITGPNTGGKTVTLKTLGLAALMAKVGLFVPAKEPVELPWFEQILADIGDEQSIEQSLSTFSGHIRRIVRILEALEEAGGENVPHPLTPSPPHSSLVLLDEVGAGTDPAEGSALAIALLHYLADHALLTMATTHYGELKALKYQDARFENASVEFDDRTLSPTYRLLWGIPGRSNALSIAQRLGLSTDIIEEAKTRIGGLSQEINEVIAGLEEQRRQQEQKALEAKKLLQQTEKFYTEVSEKAASLQERERELKRYQDQEVQKAIAQAKEEIAQVIRQLQQGEKTGQKAQQATEGLAKITQKQLAKTPKRSLNYQPKVGEKIRLPNLGQTAEVLEVSEENEAVIVRFGLMKMNVPFTEIESLDGKKVETKVKEKTPSVTPSPQPSKPQSLPTIRTSQNTIDIRGSRVDEAESDLENAIAKATTSGVLWIIHGKGTGKLRAGVHEFLKRHPQIDKFELATQNEGGSGVTLAYFK, encoded by the coding sequence TTGATTCACCAAGAAACCTTAAACCTTTTAGAATGGCCCCGTCTTTGTCAACATTTGGCAACTTTTGCTGCGACCAAAATGGGAGTAGTGGCAGCGAGAAACCTACCTATACCCACAACCTTACCAGAAAGTAAGCAACTTTTAGCCCAAACCCAAGAAATTTATCGCCTTGAACAAACTTTAGACGCAGGGTGGACTTTTGAAGGCATTACTGATGTCGGGGACTCCTTAGATAGAGCTAAAATAGGCGGTATGCTTTCAGGGCAAGAATTATTAAATATTGCCACCACCTTAGCAGGAATGAGACGGTTACGACGGGTTATTGATAATTATGAAGATCTACCAGTTTTAACCGAATTAATTGCGGATATTCGCACTTATCCCGAATTAGAACAAGCCATACACCATTGTATTGATGAAGGGGGCAAAGTTGCCGAGCGTGCTAGTCCCAAATTAGGGGAAATTCGTCATCGTTTGCGGGAAATAAGAGATAGAATTTATCAAAAACTGCAAAATATTATGCAGCAGAAAAGCGCTGCGATCCAAGAAACACTAATTACTCAACGGGGCGATCGCTTTGTCATTCCCGTTAAAGCCCCCCAAAAAGAGCAAATTCCTGGCATTATTCATGATACTTCTAGCACGGGAGTAACCTTATATATCGAACCCAATTCTATTGTAGAAATGGGCAATAAACGCCGTCAATATTTACGGCAAGAACAAGCAGAAGAAGAAGCAATTTTGCGACAGTTGACGGAACAAGTGGCCGCAGTAGAAGAAGACTTAGAATATTTACTGGCGATCGCCACCCTCCTCGACTTAGCCACTGCGAGGGCCCGTTATAGTTTTTGGTTGGGAGGAAATGCCCCTCGCTTTATTGAGGAAGGGGAAACCGTCACCCTCAGACAGTTACAACATCCCTTATTAGTCTGGCAAGAAAAACATGAACAGGGTTTTCCGGTAGTCCCTATTAATGTCCAGATTAACCCAAATATTCGTGTTATTGCCATTACAGGGCCGAATACAGGGGGAAAAACCGTCACTTTGAAAACGTTGGGTTTAGCAGCGTTAATGGCTAAAGTTGGCTTATTTGTGCCAGCCAAGGAACCAGTAGAACTGCCTTGGTTTGAGCAAATTTTAGCAGATATTGGGGATGAACAGTCAATAGAACAGAGTTTATCGACTTTTTCTGGTCATATTCGCCGCATTGTTCGTATTCTTGAAGCTTTAGAGGAGGCAGGAGGAGAAAATGTCCCACACCCCCTCACCCCCTCACCCCCTCACTCTTCTTTAGTGCTTCTAGACGAAGTCGGGGCCGGAACAGATCCCGCAGAAGGCAGTGCCTTGGCGATCGCCTTACTCCATTATTTAGCGGATCATGCCTTATTAACCATGGCCACGACCCATTATGGGGAACTCAAAGCCCTGAAATATCAAGATGCGCGGTTTGAGAACGCTTCGGTGGAATTTGACGATCGCACCCTTTCCCCTACTTATCGCCTGTTGTGGGGCATTCCAGGGCGGTCTAATGCCCTAAGTATTGCCCAACGATTAGGGTTAAGTACGGACATTATTGAGGAAGCTAAGACCCGTATTGGGGGACTTTCTCAAGAAATTAATGAGGTTATTGCTGGTTTAGAAGAACAACGTAGACAACAGGAACAAAAAGCTTTAGAAGCAAAAAAATTACTACAACAAACGGAGAAATTCTATACAGAAGTGTCAGAAAAAGCTGCTTCTTTGCAGGAAAGAGAAAGGGAATTAAAACGTTATCAAGACCAAGAAGTACAAAAAGCAATTGCACAAGCAAAAGAAGAAATTGCCCAGGTAATTCGTCAATTACAACAAGGAGAAAAGACGGGACAAAAAGCCCAACAAGCAACGGAAGGACTTGCTAAAATTACGCAAAAACAGTTAGCTAAAACTCCTAAACGTTCTCTGAATTATCAACCTAAAGTCGGGGAAAAGATCAGACTTCCCAATTTAGGACAAACCGCAGAAGTATTAGAAGTTTCAGAGGAAAATGAAGCGGTAATTGTGCGCTTTGGACTGATGAAAATGAACGTCCCTTTTACGGAAATTGAGTCATTAGATGGCAAAAAAGTAGAAACCAAAGTTAAGGAAAAAACCCCATCTGTTACCCCTTCACCTCAACCGTCAAAACCCCAATCTCTGCCCACTATTCGCACCTCTCAAAATACCATTGATATTCGTGGGAGTCGGGTGGATGAAGCTGAATCAGACTTAGAAAATGCCATTGCAAAAGCAACTACATCGGGGGTTTTATGGATTATTCATGGCAAAGGAACAGGAAAATTAAGGGCAGGAGTTCATGAATTTTTGAAACGTCATCCCCAGATTGACAAGTTTGAATTAGCTACCCAAAATGAAGGGGGATCAGGAGTTACATTAGCTTATTTTAAATAA
- a CDS encoding PH domain-containing protein: protein MSQIFPIIPPPDKTFWSLGIFILLMLGILCLFFYIAYSSSHLQVELNAEELRIRGDLYGRNIPVSSLVVNDASIIELDKQSPYYPSWRTNGIGLPGYLSGWFKLKNGDKGLLFVTDKKQVLYLPTDEDYSLLMSIKEPENFLEALQKLP, encoded by the coding sequence ATGAGCCAAATTTTTCCGATCATACCACCACCGGACAAAACTTTTTGGTCTTTAGGTATTTTTATTTTATTAATGCTTGGAATACTCTGTCTTTTCTTCTATATTGCTTATAGTTCTTCTCATCTTCAAGTTGAATTAAATGCTGAAGAACTTCGCATTCGTGGAGATTTATATGGACGCAATATTCCTGTAAGTTCTTTAGTAGTTAATGATGCTTCTATAATTGAATTAGATAAGCAATCGCCTTATTATCCCAGTTGGAGAACCAATGGAATTGGACTACCTGGGTATCTTTCTGGATGGTTTAAGCTAAAGAATGGAGATAAAGGACTTTTGTTTGTTACTGACAAAAAACAAGTGCTTTATCTGCCAACTGATGAAGATTATTCTCTTTTAATGAGTATTAAAGAACCGGAGAATTTTTTAGAAGCTTTGCAAAAATTGCCTTAA
- a CDS encoding Caspase domain-containing protein: protein MSQPYQNIIICLLSLSLVGLLDKSSSGEYTFRQSFQGWFLQLLQGEKKDFQKPLITTAFISDLFQESWQKSPEPCEPKSTEPNFLVIGGGGSPESNEIALEKNLLYFQRTLKNMGFNTPSTSIFFANGNEEKPSIRYINSQGQEQFKIPNIPNLNGSATVDNFKNWIEQNKSNQSANKPLFFYFTGHGILNHENANNNAFMLWNNTPVTVRNFSNTLDKLPQDTHIVTMMAQCFSGSFANFIYQNGDPNKPLAKQTRCGFFATIKTLPSVGCTPEVNEADYEDYSSSFFAGLSGVNRIGQKVTSADYNKDGRVSYSEAHAFAKVDEETSDLPVSTSETWLQEKASKKDIDELVNIPILELAKNARPEQKYVISSLVKLLQFNPQKSSLENLESLTPDQVVTQEQKAYKIRLLMELLNVKMEAKVRQNNNQQDINILDGLIKCESSSWK, encoded by the coding sequence ATGAGTCAACCATATCAAAACATCATTATTTGTCTTTTATCATTAAGCTTAGTCGGCTTATTAGACAAGTCTTCTTCTGGTGAATATACCTTTAGACAATCTTTTCAAGGATGGTTTCTTCAACTTTTACAAGGAGAAAAAAAAGACTTCCAAAAACCTTTGATTACCACCGCTTTTATTAGTGATTTGTTTCAAGAATCTTGGCAAAAATCTCCCGAACCCTGTGAACCAAAATCAACAGAACCTAATTTTTTAGTGATTGGGGGGGGTGGTAGTCCTGAATCTAATGAAATTGCCCTGGAAAAAAATCTTCTTTATTTCCAAAGAACCCTTAAAAACATGGGATTTAATACCCCTTCTACTAGCATATTTTTTGCAAATGGAAATGAGGAAAAACCTAGCATTCGTTACATAAATTCTCAAGGACAAGAACAGTTTAAAATCCCTAATATTCCTAATTTAAACGGTTCAGCAACGGTTGATAATTTTAAAAATTGGATTGAGCAAAATAAAAGTAATCAGTCTGCTAATAAGCCGCTCTTTTTCTATTTTACTGGTCATGGTATTTTAAATCATGAAAACGCGAATAATAACGCATTTATGCTTTGGAATAATACCCCTGTAACTGTTAGAAATTTTTCTAATACTTTAGATAAATTACCCCAAGATACTCATATTGTTACGATGATGGCTCAATGTTTTTCCGGTTCTTTTGCGAACTTTATCTATCAAAATGGTGATCCTAATAAACCCTTAGCCAAACAAACTCGATGTGGCTTTTTTGCTACAATTAAAACCCTGCCATCTGTGGGATGTACCCCTGAAGTTAATGAAGCAGATTATGAAGATTATAGTTCAAGTTTCTTTGCTGGATTAAGTGGGGTTAATCGTATTGGTCAAAAGGTGACTTCTGCCGATTATAATAAAGATGGGCGGGTCAGTTATTCAGAAGCTCATGCTTTTGCTAAAGTTGATGAAGAAACATCAGATTTGCCTGTTTCTACCTCGGAAACTTGGTTACAAGAAAAAGCCTCTAAAAAAGATATTGATGAGTTGGTTAATATTCCTATTCTTGAATTAGCAAAAAATGCTCGTCCTGAACAAAAATACGTTATCTCTTCTTTGGTTAAATTATTGCAATTTAATCCCCAAAAATCATCTCTAGAAAATTTAGAAAGTTTAACCCCTGATCAAGTAGTAACTCAGGAACAAAAAGCTTATAAAATTCGCCTTTTAATGGAACTTCTCAATGTTAAGATGGAAGCTAAAGTTCGTCAAAATAATAACCAACAAGACATTAATATTTTGGATGGGTTAATTAAATGTGAATCAAGTTCTTGGAAATAA
- a CDS encoding acylase: MKQFLAIFLSTLLVILFIFNVPVMSANSTEILWDIWGVPHIYGKDNNSLFKAFGWAQTRSHGNLILKLYGQARGKGAEYWGLNSLESDQYVRTMGIPKRAKQWYQKQSPEMQQYLDSFAQGINEYVAQHPQEIDEELKVVLPITGTDILAHFQRVIHFHFLTNPQSVKSLKTIASEAGSNGWVIAPEKSNNNHTLLLANPHLPWSDFFLWYEAQLTAPGVNLYGATLVGMPVLAIAFNDDLGWTVTVNPIDGADIYKLKLQEEKYFWDGQLKPLEEETEKLKIRQKNGSYTELEFGVKQSIHGVIINQQKDYGYALRVTGLDRPHSLEQLWRIGNAKNLEEFEAGLKQLQLPLFNFLYGDKQGNILYVFNGLVPIRSQGNWQDWQGIIPGDTSKALWTDYHSYQDLPRLANPTTGWLQNTNDPPWTSTYPSTLNPKDYPEYLTPASLGDAPNILRSQRSIQLLSESEKLSLDEVIEKKFSSELVIADRILDILISTTKALANPIGIEAAEVLKKWDRQTNADSRGAVLFTLWASTLEAKGIFSKPWNPENPLETPSGLADVNTAVAVIEGIAAQVKLLYGSLDVSWGEVVRMRVGEKDLPASGGPGMFGSFRVLNLQATKDEKFQVVFGDSFIMAVEFSDPIQAKVLMVYGNATQPNSAHIGDQLSLYSEGKMRPVWRDRNEIEQHLELKELVN, encoded by the coding sequence ATGAAGCAATTTCTCGCAATTTTCTTAAGTACACTGTTAGTAATTTTATTCATCTTTAATGTTCCAGTCATGAGTGCCAATTCAACCGAAATTTTGTGGGATATTTGGGGAGTTCCTCATATTTATGGAAAAGACAATAACAGTTTATTTAAAGCTTTTGGTTGGGCCCAAACCAGAAGTCATGGCAATTTAATTTTAAAATTATATGGGCAAGCGAGAGGAAAAGGAGCAGAATATTGGGGGCTTAATTCCCTTGAGTCCGATCAATATGTGAGGACAATGGGAATTCCCAAAAGAGCCAAACAATGGTATCAAAAACAAAGCCCGGAAATGCAGCAATATTTAGATAGTTTTGCCCAAGGAATTAACGAATATGTGGCGCAACATCCCCAAGAAATTGATGAAGAATTAAAAGTTGTTTTACCCATCACAGGAACCGATATTTTAGCTCATTTTCAACGGGTGATACACTTTCATTTTCTTACCAACCCTCAAAGCGTAAAATCCTTAAAAACTATTGCTTCAGAAGCGGGATCAAATGGTTGGGTAATTGCCCCTGAAAAATCCAACAATAATCATACCCTATTATTAGCGAATCCCCATTTACCTTGGTCAGATTTTTTCCTTTGGTATGAGGCACAATTAACCGCCCCTGGCGTAAATCTTTATGGCGCAACCTTAGTGGGAATGCCAGTCTTAGCCATTGCTTTTAATGATGATTTAGGTTGGACAGTTACGGTTAATCCTATTGATGGTGCCGATATTTATAAATTAAAATTACAAGAAGAAAAATATTTTTGGGATGGTCAACTAAAACCCTTAGAAGAAGAAACTGAAAAGTTAAAAATTAGGCAAAAAAATGGCAGTTACACCGAATTAGAATTTGGTGTAAAACAGTCTATTCATGGGGTAATTATTAATCAACAAAAAGATTATGGTTACGCTTTGCGAGTGACGGGGTTAGATCGACCCCACAGTTTAGAACAATTATGGCGAATAGGAAACGCCAAGAATTTAGAAGAATTTGAAGCGGGATTAAAACAATTACAATTGCCTTTATTTAACTTTTTATATGGGGATAAACAAGGAAACATCCTGTATGTTTTTAATGGATTAGTCCCCATTCGTTCTCAAGGAAATTGGCAAGATTGGCAGGGAATTATTCCAGGAGATACGTCAAAAGCTTTATGGACAGATTATCATTCCTATCAAGACTTACCCCGTCTTGCTAACCCCACGACAGGATGGTTACAAAATACCAATGATCCCCCCTGGACAAGTACCTATCCATCTACTTTAAACCCCAAAGATTATCCTGAATATTTAACCCCTGCTTCTTTAGGAGATGCCCCTAATATTTTGCGATCGCAGCGTTCAATTCAACTGTTAAGTGAGTCAGAAAAACTCAGTTTAGATGAGGTAATTGAGAAAAAATTCTCCTCAGAATTAGTGATTGCAGATCGTATTTTAGATATCTTAATTTCTACTACCAAAGCATTAGCAAACCCCATTGGTATTGAAGCAGCAGAAGTGTTAAAAAAATGGGATCGTCAAACCAATGCTGACAGTCGTGGGGCCGTATTATTTACCTTATGGGCCTCAACTTTAGAAGCAAAAGGCATTTTTTCTAAACCTTGGAACCCTGAAAACCCATTAGAAACACCGTCAGGGTTAGCGGATGTTAATACTGCTGTTGCGGTGATTGAAGGTATTGCCGCCCAAGTTAAACTGTTATATGGGTCATTAGATGTGTCATGGGGAGAGGTGGTGAGAATGCGGGTAGGTGAGAAAGATTTACCCGCAAGTGGTGGCCCGGGTATGTTTGGCAGTTTTAGGGTGTTGAATTTACAAGCAACAAAGGATGAGAAGTTTCAGGTGGTTTTTGGAGATAGTTTTATTATGGCCGTTGAATTTTCTGATCCAATTCAGGCTAAAGTTTTAATGGTTTATGGCAATGCAACTCAACCTAATTCTGCTCATATTGGCGATCAATTATCGTTATATTCAGAAGGAAAAATGCGTCCAGTTTGGCGCGATCGCAACGAAATTGAACAGCATTTAGAATTGAAAGAATTGGTTAATTAA